A region of the Patescibacteria group bacterium genome:
AACCATAATAGATGATGAAAATCCAATTTTTATCCTGATTTTATTCAAAAACATCCAAAAACCACCCTGATGTCCATCAGGGTGGTTTTTGCGTATTTTATTGTGTATTGTGTATTTTAGTCGCCTGTGGATAAACTATGGAGGTTCAACCTCCATAGTTTATCCACAGGGCAGTTGGTTATTATCGTGGATGCTGGTTGTGGATAAGTCGGCTTGACAGGTTTAACTTTTTGCTATAAGGTATAAGCAGAAAGTTAAACTTTTTGCTACTATGTTAAATAAACTATTGCCAAGGGTTATTTTGCCGAAAATTGTTAAAGATTTAAATACTTCTCTTGTTTTAATAATTATTGGTTCACGGAGAACCGGGAAAACCTCTTTATTGTATTTGATTAGGGATTTGTTAATTCAGGAAAAAGGAATCCAGCCAGAAAATATTCTTTACTATGACTTAGAAAACGAAATTATCAGGCAGGATTTTCAAGTTCAAGATTTTGATTTAATCGCTAAAAATTTATTAGTTAAAGTGAACACCAAAAAGAGGCTATTTGTTTTACTTGATGAAATTCAATATTTAGACAATCCCGCAGGGCTTCTCAAATATATTAGCGACCATTACAAACAATTAAAATTTATTGTTTCCGGCTCCTCGTCCTTAAAAATTAAAGAAAAATTTAGCGATTCAATGGTCGGAAGGAAAAAAGTTTTTCAGCTTCATCCTTTAAGTTTTAAGGAATTTTTAGAATTTAAGCAAAAGCAAAAATATCTTAAATTATTGCCAAAGATTGATTTGATTCATTTGAATGTTAAAAAATTTGAATTATTGCCCAGTTGCGAGAAAGAGATTCAAAGATTGTTTTTAGAATTTTTAATTTATGGCGGTTATCCTGAGGTTGTTTTAGCCAGCGATAAGCAAGAAAAAAAAGAAATATTATCAGAGATTTATACCTCTTATTTGCAAAAAGATATTAATTATTTATTTGACATTGATAATGTTGAAAAATTTAATAAATTAGCGCAATTATTTGCCAGCCAGATTGGCGGCTTGGTAAATTTTTCTGAATTGGCTAATACTTTGGGTAGCGCCCGAGCCACAATTGACAGGTATTCTTTTTTGCAAGAAAACACTTTTTTGTTAGAATTTTTAAGACCTTTTTCTTCCAATATTAGAAAGGAATTAACAAAAATGCCGAAAGTTTTTTTTGAAGATACGGGTCTACGCAACGCAATAATCAATAATTTTAGTTTTGAAGAATTAAGGACAGATATAGGGGCATTAGTAGAAAATTTTGTTTATTCTGAAATCAGAAAGAATTACAACTTGCCATTATATTTTTGGCGAACGAAAAGTAAATCCGAAATAGATTTTGTTCTAAAGCTCCCAGAAGAATTATTGCCAATCGAAGTTAAATACCAAGACCTCAAAATGCCTAAAATCCCTTTGGGACTCAAAAGTTTTATTGAAGAATATCAACCTCCAAAGATATTAATAATTACTAAAGACCTTTTTGCTAAAAAGAAGTTTAGTAAAAATACCTTGGTGTATTGGTTGCCAATTTACACAATTTTTGGGTAAAGAAGATAAAAGAATTAAAAAGATAAATTGGTTTGACAAATACTAAATTATATTTTAATATTATAGCAATAAGTGCTAAAATAAGAAACTAAATTAATTATTAAATCGGAGGAGAAGGAGACTTTATTATGACAATCAAAACAATTTTCAAACTAAGAAAGGTCATTTTGGGGGTAGTTCTGCTTTTAGTGCTGATTATTTTAATCGGCGGCGGTTATTTTTATCTCAAAAACAAAGATAAAACTGTAATTGTGAACCTTTACGGCACCAGCACTGATGTTAATACCAGGCAAGTTGAAAATATGCTTTTAATTCTTAAAGAGAGATTTGGCAGCCGGATGAGTCTTGATATTCATTTAATCACTGACAGAGATGAAGAGGGTAATTTTGTTAGTTTTAACGAGCTCAATAACCAGGAAGAAATCGCTCTTTTTGACATCGAAGAAAATAAGAGACAGATAGTTTTACAAAAATATTATCCAGAAAATTTTTACAGATACCTTGAAAGTCGCAATACTGATATTTTAACTGTTGATTGGCAGTCACCGGCTTTTTATGCCGGGCTTAAAGATTTAGAAGAGATTGATAAGCTGGTGGAAAATGAAGGCAGTGATTTATTGAATCAGGAAGTAGATGATTTTAAAGCTTGGCGGGAAAGTCTGTCTGCTCCGCCAAGCACTATCCCCAACCTATTGATTGACGGCGAGCTTTATACGGGAACGGTTAACATGCTTTCTTTAGGCGCCGCTATTGCCAAACCTCTCTTGCGTCAGGGACGAGATTTTTTACCCAAAAGTCCTTACCGAAGTTTATTTTCCGGCGCCGTGTTAGTGAGCTCACCCTTTGCCCACAAAGTAGCCGGCATTACTGAATGTTACAATAATTTTCATTGTGATGATAAGCCGGATCAAGAAGGCTTTTGCGTAGATATAGGCACGAACAAAACCCGCTGCTATTACGCCGAACCTGCTAAGGTGGATTTAACGGTTTTGGCGCCAGATGGCTATGACCGAGATGATGATGTTTTGCTTTGGAGCATTAAGCAAAATATTAAAGGGGCGGTGGGTAATATTAATGTTGTGGACGCGGCCAGTTCCGAGGGAAGGGATTTACTGGCACAATTCAATTTGACTGGTGCTCCGGCCTACATTTTCGCCCGTAATCTAGAAGCCACTAAGTATTTTAATTTGTTGCGAGCTCGGAATAATTTTATAGAAATTGGTGATTTTTACTTGCTGAATGTTCAGCCCCCAGCTCAAGTATTAAACGAACCCCAAGAAGAGGCGCAAGGAGCCCCAGAAGAAGGAGTCGAAGCCTTAGAAACACCAAGTGAAGGGGAAGTTCAGAATGAAAGTCCAGAGAGTGGGGCTGAAACCGAGGAAGAAGAGGAGGCCGGGGAGGGTGAGGAGATAGAATAAAAAGAAAGTTTTATGGTAACCAATAGTAACTTGCTTGGCTTGCTGCCGCCTGTTTTGTGATATTGGTTGATATTTATAGATATTGGGTGAGATATTAATTGATTTACATAATTTAAAAAAAGCTTCCCCATGCATCAACTCAGTCACTCAAAATTTATTATAATTTTCAAAACCGCGCTTTTAGTGTTGGTTTTTTAATAAATTAATTTTAAAAAGTATGACTCAAGATCTAAGAGTTTTTAAAAAGACAACCAGCATTTTATCCCTCGCCATTGTTGTTTTACTGGCTTCTTTAATCGGCGCTTTTTTTATTCGCCAGGCCTATGGTTTTTTGGAGTCCACTACTGTTCCAACCACTGCTGGCAATCAAAGTAGCGCCGCGGCAGACCAAGCTTTGTTACAACAGATAGATACGAAGTTGGATGGTTTGGCAAGCGGAGGTAGTCCGGGTGAGTGGACATGTGTAGTGCGAGAAGAGGCTCAAGATGTTGACTATGGTCTTTTGACGGCTTATGCTCGTTGTTTATCAAACGAAAAAGTAATATCTGGTGGATGCGACAAGCATGGTGGCGGGCCTAGCTTGCATGCCTCGCGTCCTCTTAATCAAGGGTGGTTCTGTAAGACATGGCATGATGTTCCACATGGTCTGACTGCCTATGCGAATTGCTGTAAGTAAACAATAGCCCCATGCCGACTTTATACCGGCAAAGCCCTGTCCGTTTGCATCTGGCGGTTGGAGTCAAAACGCGGGATTGGGGATAAATCTGGTAGAAAATTATCCGATAATATTAGATTATCAATGGAACATTATCTAATACTATTATGTTTAACAGAACAATTTTAGCTAAAATTGCGCCATTTTTAGAAAAAGACCAGATAATAATGATCACTGGAGCAAGGCAAGTTGGCAAAACAACCCTGCTTTTGTTGTTAAAAAGATATTTAGAAAATATAGTTTTTTTAAAGTTCTTAAACCGTTATAAAATAGATGATATTAATTTTTGGCGAACCCAAAATAAAAATGAAGTGGATTTTATCGTAAATCGCGAGCAGGCCTTTGAGGTTAAATTTAATTCAAAACATTTTCAGAAATCAAAATACCTTAAATTTATACAAGAATATCCCAGCATCAAACTTCAGTTAATTTCCTATGATAATATTATCAACAAATTAAAATTAGGAGAGCTTACATAATGGTTATCAATAAAAAATCAGAAAATCATTACGGATTTATTTTTTTCAAAATTGCGTTTTTTGTAATAGTTTCAATTATCGCTTTAGTTTTTGTCGGCAATCAAGCTCATGCCGCTGGCAATACCACGGGTTATGCCTGGGGAGAAAATGCTGGTTGGATAAAATTTAATCCAACCAATGGCGGAGTAACCGTGCCAGTTGGCGCTGGTTCAGTCACTGGATATGCCTGGGGAGAAAATATTGGTTGGCTTAAGATGGACCCAGTGAACGGGGGGGCCTCAAAAGACGCTAGTGGCAATTTAACCGGTTATATCTGGGCTGAAAACGGAGGTTGGATTAGTTTTAATCCTGCTAACGGAGGTGTTACAATCAATGGTGATGGTAACTGGCTTGGCTATGCCTGGGGTGAGAATATCGGCTGGATTAAGTTTAATCCACTTAATGGTGGTGTTTATAGTGATTTATCCACTTTATGCACTACTCACAACCTCTCTGGCTGGGCTTGGTCTTCTAACGCCGGTTGGGTGTCACTTTCCTGCTGGAACACTGGCGAGGGCCAAGCAGGACCAGATTATGGCTTAGATATTGATCATAATAATCATAAAATTTATGGCTGGGCTTGGTCTTCTAACTTTGGCTGGATTTGTTTTGGTTCAACTTGCAGTGAGTATGGGACGCCGCCAAGCGGGGTTTTAGAAGTTAATTATGATTTTAATACGGGCGAAGTTAGCGGCTGGG
Encoded here:
- a CDS encoding ATP-binding protein, which gives rise to MLNKLLPRVILPKIVKDLNTSLVLIIIGSRRTGKTSLLYLIRDLLIQEKGIQPENILYYDLENEIIRQDFQVQDFDLIAKNLLVKVNTKKRLFVLLDEIQYLDNPAGLLKYISDHYKQLKFIVSGSSSLKIKEKFSDSMVGRKKVFQLHPLSFKEFLEFKQKQKYLKLLPKIDLIHLNVKKFELLPSCEKEIQRLFLEFLIYGGYPEVVLASDKQEKKEILSEIYTSYLQKDINYLFDIDNVEKFNKLAQLFASQIGGLVNFSELANTLGSARATIDRYSFLQENTFLLEFLRPFSSNIRKELTKMPKVFFEDTGLRNAIINNFSFEELRTDIGALVENFVYSEIRKNYNLPLYFWRTKSKSEIDFVLKLPEELLPIEVKYQDLKMPKIPLGLKSFIEEYQPPKILIITKDLFAKKKFSKNTLVYWLPIYTIFG
- a CDS encoding DUF4143 domain-containing protein, with the protein product MFNRTILAKIAPFLEKDQIIMITGARQVGKTTLLLLLKRYLENIVFLKFLNRYKIDDINFWRTQNKNEVDFIVNREQAFEVKFNSKHFQKSKYLKFIQEYPSIKLQLISYDNIINKLKLGELT